A genomic region of Gemmata massiliana contains the following coding sequences:
- a CDS encoding PAS domain-containing hybrid sensor histidine kinase/response regulator, whose translation MSDSPAPPVPPDDAGAEAARQLRFAHQKLAAHAENTPLIVIEWDRETRVSRWNAQAERVFGWTAAEVLGKGLLEWKFVHEDNRELAHQIASDRQAGSAARRVVVTPNYTKGGGLVWCEWYTSVLFDDAGNLISTLSLALDVTPYRATAEELEHSRARLRAALDGAKMLAWDMDLTTNTWETTIDISDFYGVPHGPDYSNPELALNAVHPDDLALVTAGRQRAIETGEPMQYEFRGRAPAADGFPRWFSTRGQVLRDTTGKAVRIIAVTSDITEHKRAEEQREALNRQLRDAAKWESLGVLAGGVAHDFNNILTVVLGSANLARRGLPANSSAAAYLDQIEQSCRRAAEVCRQMLSYAGRNLGGAARIDLTPLVRESAPLLAGPAAPHNVRYELAHDLPLTHADSAQVRQVLVNLVTNSAEALAGASGEIVVRTYPAEIPTGMPDGTFHLAPAPGRYACLAVSDTGPGVSAEVRGRMFDPFYSTKFTGRGLGLAAVLGIVRAHKGGIRVESAPGVGTTVTVYWPGPVEQVASVPAANPSSSRATNAALVIDDEMFVREVTASTLEELGFTAILAADGASGIEQFHRNRDAIKVAVIDVMMPGVTGDQVLKTLRLFAPQLPAILVSGFTDKRIVTAEFGAHTEFLQKPFHPEDLMNIVRRLTEEKG comes from the coding sequence ATGTCCGATTCGCCCGCCCCTCCCGTTCCCCCCGACGACGCCGGTGCGGAAGCCGCGCGCCAGCTCCGGTTCGCGCATCAGAAACTTGCCGCGCACGCCGAAAACACCCCGCTGATCGTGATCGAATGGGACCGGGAAACCCGCGTTTCCCGGTGGAACGCCCAGGCCGAGCGCGTGTTCGGCTGGACCGCCGCCGAAGTGCTCGGCAAGGGACTACTCGAATGGAAGTTCGTCCACGAGGACAACCGCGAGTTAGCCCACCAAATCGCGAGCGATCGGCAGGCCGGTAGCGCGGCCCGGCGCGTGGTCGTGACGCCGAACTACACAAAGGGAGGCGGGCTCGTCTGGTGTGAATGGTACACCTCTGTACTGTTCGATGACGCGGGGAACCTGATTTCCACTCTGTCCCTGGCACTGGACGTGACCCCGTACCGGGCCACGGCCGAGGAATTGGAGCACAGTCGCGCCCGGCTCCGGGCGGCGCTGGACGGGGCGAAGATGCTCGCCTGGGACATGGATCTCACCACGAACACGTGGGAAACCACGATCGACATCTCGGACTTCTACGGCGTACCCCACGGGCCGGACTACTCGAACCCTGAACTCGCACTCAACGCGGTCCACCCGGACGACTTGGCCCTGGTGACGGCCGGGCGCCAGCGGGCGATCGAGACCGGCGAGCCAATGCAGTACGAATTCCGCGGGCGCGCCCCAGCCGCGGACGGTTTCCCTCGGTGGTTCTCGACCCGCGGACAGGTGCTCCGCGATACCACGGGGAAGGCCGTTCGGATCATCGCCGTGACCTCCGACATTACGGAACACAAGCGCGCGGAGGAGCAGCGCGAAGCGCTCAACCGGCAGCTCCGCGACGCGGCGAAGTGGGAGAGTCTGGGGGTGCTCGCGGGCGGCGTGGCGCACGACTTCAACAACATCCTCACCGTCGTGCTCGGAAGCGCGAACCTGGCCCGACGCGGGCTGCCCGCCAACTCGTCCGCCGCGGCGTACCTGGACCAGATCGAGCAATCGTGCCGGCGCGCGGCCGAGGTGTGCCGGCAGATGCTCTCCTACGCCGGGCGGAACCTCGGGGGCGCCGCGCGCATCGACCTCACGCCACTGGTCCGCGAGTCCGCGCCGCTCCTGGCGGGACCGGCCGCGCCGCACAACGTGCGGTACGAACTCGCACACGACCTCCCTCTCACGCACGCCGACTCCGCCCAGGTGCGGCAAGTACTGGTGAACCTCGTCACGAACTCGGCCGAAGCGCTCGCAGGAGCATCGGGCGAAATCGTGGTGCGCACGTACCCCGCCGAAATCCCGACCGGGATGCCGGACGGTACGTTCCACCTCGCTCCGGCCCCGGGACGGTATGCGTGCCTCGCGGTCAGCGACACCGGCCCCGGCGTGTCGGCCGAGGTGCGCGGGCGGATGTTCGATCCGTTCTATTCGACCAAGTTCACCGGACGCGGGCTGGGGCTGGCAGCCGTGCTCGGGATCGTTCGCGCCCACAAGGGCGGTATCCGCGTCGAGAGCGCGCCGGGCGTGGGCACCACCGTAACCGTGTACTGGCCGGGACCGGTCGAACAGGTTGCGTCCGTTCCCGCCGCCAATCCGAGTTCCTCGCGCGCCACGAACGCGGCTCTGGTGATTGACGACGAAATGTTCGTCCGTGAAGTCACGGCCTCGACGCTGGAAGAGCTGGGTTTCACCGCGATTTTGGCCGCGGACGGCGCGTCCGGGATCGAACAGTTCCACCGCAACCGCGACGCGATCAAGGTCGCGGTCATCGACGTGATGATGCCGGGGGTCACCGGCGATCAGGTTCTCAAGACGCTCCGGCTATTCGCGCCGCAACTACCCGCGATCCTCGTGAGCGGGTTCACGGACAAGCGCATCGTCACGGCCGAGTTCGGCGCCCACACCGAGTTCCTTCAGAAGCCGTTCCACCCCGAAGACTTGATGAACATCGTGCGGCGCCTGACGGAAGAGAAGGGATGA
- a CDS encoding DUF1571 domain-containing protein, producing the protein MSRRLVVVIVLLAFLIGAGFVGYDRYFSAPPSAVAPIHVDTGDRLPTQSEFDELAKTDPVKMLSACLTRYEREVQGLHCTLEKQERVQGKPKHPEMPGAEVIDLWVRGDVPDAKTKQTAIEVVMKWRSGAKRVLFAEVRGTLFSEKPAPDGLDKKVITWRPDARGVKLGPALDPNSSAAQGQSRYCIRDAGLYRSMLRTHEAWKGRKEVGEFKYEYLGTKAVEKADGRECHVIRRICPRTELDAFELGGTAPTDPKTVAAEGFTEVVIYIDRERWLQVGTEQYRTEPDGTRVTLGTYFFRDVALNPTFASDTFTTDGLKR; encoded by the coding sequence ATGTCCCGCCGACTCGTCGTCGTGATCGTTCTGCTCGCGTTCCTGATCGGTGCGGGATTCGTGGGGTACGACCGGTACTTCAGCGCCCCCCCGTCGGCGGTCGCGCCGATTCACGTCGACACGGGGGACAGGCTCCCGACTCAGTCCGAGTTCGACGAACTCGCCAAAACGGACCCGGTGAAGATGCTTTCTGCCTGCCTCACGCGCTACGAGCGCGAGGTGCAGGGGCTGCACTGCACCCTGGAGAAGCAGGAGCGCGTGCAAGGGAAGCCCAAGCACCCGGAAATGCCCGGTGCGGAGGTCATCGACCTGTGGGTGCGCGGTGACGTTCCCGACGCCAAAACCAAACAGACCGCGATCGAGGTCGTGATGAAGTGGCGCTCCGGCGCCAAGCGCGTTCTGTTCGCGGAGGTGCGCGGTACACTCTTCAGTGAGAAGCCGGCCCCGGACGGGCTGGACAAAAAAGTCATAACCTGGCGCCCGGACGCTCGCGGGGTCAAGCTCGGTCCCGCGCTCGACCCGAACAGTAGTGCGGCCCAGGGGCAGTCGCGGTACTGCATCCGCGACGCAGGGCTTTACCGCAGCATGCTCCGCACGCACGAAGCGTGGAAGGGACGCAAGGAGGTCGGCGAGTTCAAGTACGAGTACCTCGGTACGAAGGCAGTCGAGAAGGCCGACGGGCGTGAGTGCCACGTGATCCGGCGCATCTGCCCGCGCACCGAGTTGGACGCATTCGAGCTGGGCGGGACCGCGCCCACCGACCCGAAGACCGTTGCGGCCGAGGGGTTCACGGAAGTGGTGATTTACATCGACCGCGAACGGTGGCTCCAGGTGGGGACCGAACAGTACCGCACCGAACCCGACGGCACGCGGGTCACGCTCGGCACCTATTTCTTCCGCGACGTGGCCCTCAACCCGACCTTCGCCAGCGACACGTTCACAACCGATGGGCTGAAAAGGTGA
- a CDS encoding Mpo1-like protein has protein sequence MSYRFPIARKILALAGRARRNWLDRHQTPANYWIHMLGIPLAFAGIPLLFVAEWYWGVGAIVGGYLLQWIGHRIEGNDVGEFIPVKRLLGLPVVAIAPQHKPRALEAPAVKE, from the coding sequence ATGAGTTACCGTTTTCCGATCGCGCGCAAGATACTGGCGCTGGCGGGCCGCGCCCGGCGCAACTGGCTGGACCGGCACCAGACCCCCGCGAACTACTGGATTCACATGCTCGGCATCCCGCTCGCGTTCGCGGGTATCCCGCTGCTGTTTGTGGCGGAGTGGTACTGGGGAGTGGGGGCAATCGTAGGCGGCTACCTGCTCCAGTGGATCGGCCACCGTATCGAAGGGAACGACGTGGGCGAGTTCATCCCGGTGAAGCGCCTGCTCGGGCTGCCGGTGGTGGCGATCGCCCCACAACACAAACCGCGGGCACTCGAAGCGCCCGCGGTGAAGGAATAG
- a CDS encoding DUF1501 domain-containing protein, producing MARNTFCGSAAHAVNRRGFLGGLAAAGAAVAADMTALNALAAPGVNGALKKTQKRVILLWLAGGASQLETWNPKPGATTGGPFRSIQTDVPGLRISELMPKMAARMKTTCLIRGLNTKNGDHGSAAQTMMRGRRDEAALRYPDLGAVIAREMGRVDSKVPDYVTFYTQTEGRNVAPGDAGFLGARYAPMELTTSNYPEFIKRLDGITDLDHQERGELRDLLGKQFGRGRSSETMNSQNEAYQRVRGIMASEKLFDVTQEPQKIRDRYGSTQFGEQVLIARRLVEAGVPFVRVGRAWWDSHGQNFETHQEMVPELDHVMATLIDDLSERGMLDDVMIVTLSEFGRTPSINSSLGRDHFASAWSSTITGCGIKRGSVYGKTDPKGQAVVSEEADAGSLFATIYSALGLDPDKNYHVGSRPIPLVNPGVHPISAVLG from the coding sequence ATGGCTCGTAACACGTTTTGCGGCTCCGCGGCCCACGCCGTCAACCGCCGCGGGTTCCTCGGTGGACTGGCCGCCGCGGGCGCGGCCGTCGCCGCCGATATGACCGCCCTGAACGCGCTCGCCGCTCCCGGGGTGAACGGGGCGCTCAAGAAGACGCAGAAGCGCGTCATCCTGTTGTGGCTGGCCGGCGGCGCTTCGCAGCTCGAAACGTGGAACCCGAAGCCGGGCGCGACGACGGGCGGGCCGTTCCGCTCGATCCAGACCGACGTGCCCGGGTTGCGCATCTCGGAACTGATGCCGAAGATGGCAGCGCGGATGAAGACCACGTGCCTGATCCGCGGGCTGAACACCAAGAACGGCGACCACGGCAGCGCGGCCCAGACGATGATGCGGGGCCGGCGCGATGAAGCCGCTCTGCGCTACCCGGACCTCGGCGCGGTGATCGCACGCGAAATGGGCCGCGTGGACAGTAAAGTTCCCGATTACGTCACGTTCTACACGCAGACCGAGGGGCGCAACGTGGCCCCCGGTGATGCCGGGTTCCTCGGCGCCCGGTACGCCCCGATGGAACTGACCACGAGTAACTATCCGGAGTTCATCAAGAGGCTCGACGGCATCACCGACCTCGACCACCAGGAGCGCGGGGAGCTGCGCGACCTGCTGGGCAAGCAGTTCGGCCGCGGTCGCAGCTCCGAAACGATGAACAGCCAGAACGAAGCATACCAGCGCGTCCGAGGGATCATGGCGAGCGAGAAACTATTCGACGTCACGCAGGAGCCGCAGAAGATCCGCGACCGGTACGGCTCGACTCAGTTCGGCGAGCAGGTGTTGATCGCGCGGCGCCTGGTAGAAGCCGGTGTGCCGTTCGTGCGCGTCGGGCGCGCGTGGTGGGACAGCCACGGGCAGAACTTCGAGACGCACCAGGAAATGGTGCCCGAACTCGATCACGTCATGGCGACGCTGATCGACGACCTCTCCGAGCGCGGGATGCTCGACGACGTGATGATCGTCACGCTCTCGGAGTTCGGGCGCACGCCGAGCATCAACTCGAGCTTGGGGCGCGACCACTTCGCCAGCGCGTGGAGCAGCACCATCACCGGGTGCGGCATCAAGCGCGGGTCGGTGTACGGCAAGACCGACCCGAAGGGGCAAGCCGTGGTGTCCGAAGAGGCGGACGCGGGCAGCCTGTTCGCGACGATCTACTCGGCCCTCGGACTCGACCCGGACAAGAACTACCACGTCGGCAGCCGGCCGATCCCGCTCGTGAACCCCGGCGTGCACCCGATCTCCGCGGTGTTGGGGTGA
- the rpe gene encoding ribulose-phosphate 3-epimerase, which translates to MIAPSILAADFSKLGELVREVTKAGADRIHVDVMDGHFVPNLSMGSVVVKGLRPVTTIPLEVHLMVEDPGRFLDGFVKEGADTLIVHLEVLADPRPMLEHIKKALGKKVGLAFNPDMPIERIEPYLRDIDLALCMTVFPGFGGQAFIPDSLERLKKLRALVNEHNPACEIEVDGGIDARTIGTAAGAGANVFVAGTAVFGAPAGPAAAVKNLALLASEQMSW; encoded by the coding sequence ATGATCGCACCTTCCATTCTCGCCGCCGACTTCTCCAAGCTCGGCGAACTCGTGCGCGAAGTCACAAAGGCCGGGGCCGACCGCATCCACGTCGACGTGATGGACGGGCACTTCGTACCCAACCTGAGCATGGGCTCGGTCGTCGTGAAGGGGCTGCGCCCGGTCACCACGATCCCGCTCGAAGTTCACCTGATGGTCGAAGACCCGGGGCGGTTCCTCGACGGGTTCGTCAAAGAGGGCGCGGACACGCTCATCGTTCACCTGGAAGTGCTCGCGGACCCGCGCCCCATGCTCGAACACATCAAGAAGGCTCTCGGGAAGAAGGTCGGATTAGCGTTCAACCCGGACATGCCCATCGAGCGCATCGAGCCGTACCTGCGCGACATCGACCTCGCGCTCTGCATGACCGTGTTCCCCGGCTTCGGCGGCCAGGCCTTCATCCCCGACAGCCTCGAACGGCTGAAGAAGCTCCGCGCGCTGGTGAACGAGCACAACCCGGCGTGCGAGATCGAAGTGGACGGCGGGATCGACGCGCGGACGATCGGGACCGCTGCCGGCGCCGGCGCGAACGTGTTCGTCGCGGGCACCGCGGTGTTCGGCGCGCCGGCTGGACCCGCCGCGGCCGTGAAGAACCTCGCACTACTCGCGAGCGAGCAGATGTCGTGGTGA
- a CDS encoding CehA/McbA family metallohydrolase domain-containing protein, with translation MLNVHLRITDATTHRPVPVRVRITGPDGTPYAPLGRPAEFACGRNEDVGGHLKLGRERWFYIDGACEVPLPAGVPLRVQAAKGPEWTPLDAATTLGAGQISLRFAIERWVDTRAEGWVTFDARSHFLSPHAALLEAQAEDLMTANVLATPLPVLALDANTYTTTPNLLAFSGQAPALERNGHAVVVNTFNTHPVLGKVSLLNSHRPVFPLTFGGEDSDDWGICDWCDQCHRKRGLVVWVDAFEPAGGITGGEALVAAILGKIDAIEVCAKPRKSSLMPWVYRLWDAGVMVPLVGASGKDSNTVPLGAMRTYAGATRQNPSPTPPLNGEGLKTEGSRESVVFGSAPPSFLGKGVGGLGLAFNSSPTPPGLLSGPVSRASRGPEHGEELKPNDSSAPPSFTADPREAPLTGPERTEAKGVGGLGSSWLDAVRAGRTFVTTGPLLTLTVEGSHVSATSRSPLGAQRVEIVVNGEVVASGEHAEATVSEPGWVAARAAGGTGFAHTSPVVVGEPTRKPDAVAALKGLIEQTQEWIETQGRFVYPKRKQALLDRCIEASQKLGE, from the coding sequence ATGCTGAACGTTCACCTTCGGATCACCGACGCGACCACGCACCGCCCGGTTCCTGTCCGCGTGCGCATCACCGGACCGGACGGCACGCCCTACGCGCCATTGGGTCGACCCGCGGAATTTGCTTGCGGGCGCAACGAGGACGTGGGCGGGCACCTGAAACTCGGGCGCGAGCGCTGGTTCTACATTGACGGCGCGTGCGAAGTGCCGCTCCCGGCCGGCGTCCCGCTCCGCGTGCAGGCCGCGAAGGGACCGGAATGGACGCCCCTCGACGCGGCCACGACGCTCGGCGCGGGCCAGATTTCACTGCGGTTCGCCATCGAGCGCTGGGTCGATACCCGCGCCGAAGGCTGGGTAACGTTTGATGCGCGGAGCCATTTCCTCTCCCCGCATGCGGCACTACTGGAAGCACAAGCCGAAGACTTGATGACCGCGAACGTACTCGCGACGCCCCTCCCGGTACTCGCACTGGACGCCAACACGTACACCACCACACCGAACCTGCTCGCGTTCAGCGGGCAAGCCCCCGCCCTGGAACGCAACGGGCACGCGGTTGTGGTGAACACCTTCAACACGCACCCGGTGTTGGGTAAGGTGTCGCTCCTGAACTCGCACCGCCCGGTGTTCCCGCTCACGTTCGGCGGCGAAGACTCGGACGACTGGGGCATCTGCGACTGGTGCGACCAGTGCCACCGCAAGCGCGGGCTGGTGGTGTGGGTCGATGCGTTCGAGCCGGCCGGCGGAATCACTGGGGGTGAAGCGCTCGTCGCCGCGATTTTGGGGAAGATCGACGCGATCGAGGTCTGTGCGAAGCCACGGAAATCGTCGCTGATGCCGTGGGTGTACCGACTCTGGGACGCGGGGGTGATGGTTCCCCTCGTCGGCGCGAGCGGCAAGGACTCAAACACCGTTCCGCTCGGCGCGATGCGGACCTATGCGGGGGCAACAAGGCAGAACCCCTCCCCAACCCCTCCCCTAAACGGAGAGGGGCTTAAAACCGAAGGCAGTAGAGAATCTGTTGTTTTTGGTTCTGCTCCCCCTTCCTTCTTAGGGAAGGGGGTCGGGGGGTTAGGTCTTGCCTTTAACTCCTCCCCAACCCCTCCCGGCTTGCTCTCCGGCCCTGTCAGCAGAGCTTCTCGCGGGCCGGAGCACGGAGAGGAGCTTAAACCCAACGATAGTTCTGCTCCCCCTTCCTTTACCGCCGATCCACGAGAAGCTCCGCTGACAGGACCGGAGAGAACGGAGGCGAAGGGGGTCGGGGGGTTAGGTTCTTCCTGGCTCGACGCGGTTCGCGCGGGGCGCACGTTCGTCACCACGGGGCCGTTGCTCACGCTCACGGTCGAAGGCTCGCACGTCAGCGCTACTTCGCGCTCGCCTCTCGGAGCGCAACGAGTGGAGATCGTCGTAAACGGTGAAGTGGTGGCGTCGGGTGAGCACGCAGAAGCGACCGTCAGCGAACCGGGTTGGGTCGCAGCGCGTGCGGCGGGTGGCACCGGTTTCGCGCACACGTCTCCGGTAGTTGTGGGGGAGCCAACCCGAAAGCCGGACGCGGTCGCGGCGCTGAAGGGATTAATCGAACAAACGCAAGAATGGATCGAGACTCAAGGCCGCTTCGTGTACCCCAAGCGAAAACAGGCGCTGCTCGACCGGTGTATTGAGGCTTCGCAGAAATTAGGCGAGTAA
- a CDS encoding DUF1549 domain-containing protein — translation MRLRLLLLAAVCVLVPVATNAADRAPAPRTVESAPIPAPRAVEPVHIPAPRALVASSLLPIEQVIDQFVDAAITEAGIATAEQADDATMIRRLTLDLVGRIPTTCEVEAYVKSTDPDKRAKLVDRLIASPGFVRHQAALFDVMLNPDGERRGGALRAYLADALKENKPWDRIFREVMLPDESDPKLKGAAEFLRGRLTDADKLTADVSVAFFGVNVSCAQCHNHPHVEDWTQDHFYGMKAFLARTFDNGGFLGERGYGTVKYKPTKGPERTAKMMFLTGATIEDANAKEPSATEMKSEKELLDKARTAKAPPPAPKFSARAKLVEIALKGENADFFARSLSNRLWHRFLGTGLVSPLDQMHSENSPSHPELLTWLARDTVVNGYDIKRLVRGIVMSRAYSRSSRFEASEAAPPSKMFAVARLKPMTPLQLATSLKIAATDPVTFDKLKPEEFEKRMEQIESSARGLAAQLAQPTDNFQIGVSEALLFSNGDRLMREFLTDAPGTALGRVKQMKEPKEAVEFLVRTAYGRPATEPEATALVAYVEKRKGREPEAYRQVLWALVTAPEFRFSY, via the coding sequence ATGCGGCTCCGTTTGCTGCTACTCGCAGCCGTTTGTGTGCTCGTACCCGTAGCTACCAACGCGGCGGACCGCGCGCCGGCACCGCGAACCGTGGAATCGGCCCCTATTCCCGCTCCGCGCGCCGTTGAACCGGTTCACATTCCCGCTCCCCGCGCTCTCGTCGCGTCCAGCTTGCTCCCAATCGAACAAGTCATCGATCAGTTCGTGGACGCCGCGATCACCGAAGCCGGTATCGCGACCGCGGAGCAGGCCGACGACGCGACCATGATTCGTCGGCTCACGCTCGACCTCGTGGGGCGCATTCCGACGACGTGTGAGGTGGAAGCCTACGTCAAGTCTACCGACCCGGACAAGCGCGCGAAACTGGTCGACCGGCTGATCGCGTCGCCGGGGTTCGTCCGGCACCAGGCGGCGCTCTTCGACGTCATGCTGAACCCCGACGGCGAGCGCCGCGGCGGGGCACTTCGCGCGTACCTCGCCGACGCACTGAAAGAGAACAAGCCCTGGGACCGGATCTTTCGCGAGGTGATGCTGCCCGATGAGTCCGACCCCAAACTGAAGGGCGCCGCGGAGTTTCTGCGCGGCCGCCTCACCGATGCCGACAAACTCACGGCCGACGTGAGCGTCGCGTTCTTCGGGGTGAACGTGAGTTGTGCCCAGTGCCACAATCACCCGCACGTCGAGGATTGGACCCAGGACCACTTTTACGGGATGAAGGCGTTCCTCGCGCGGACCTTCGACAACGGCGGATTCCTCGGCGAGCGCGGCTACGGCACCGTGAAGTACAAACCGACCAAAGGCCCGGAGCGCACTGCGAAAATGATGTTCCTCACGGGCGCGACCATCGAGGACGCGAACGCGAAGGAACCGAGCGCCACGGAGATGAAGTCCGAGAAGGAACTGCTCGATAAGGCGCGGACCGCGAAGGCTCCGCCTCCGGCGCCGAAGTTCAGTGCGCGGGCCAAGCTCGTTGAGATCGCACTTAAAGGGGAGAACGCGGACTTCTTCGCCCGCTCGCTCAGCAACCGGTTGTGGCACCGGTTCCTGGGGACCGGGCTGGTGAGCCCGCTCGACCAGATGCACAGCGAGAACTCCCCGAGCCACCCGGAACTGCTCACGTGGCTCGCCCGGGACACCGTCGTCAACGGCTACGACATCAAGCGGCTGGTGCGCGGGATCGTGATGAGTCGGGCGTACTCGCGCAGCAGCCGCTTCGAGGCGTCAGAAGCCGCGCCGCCGAGCAAGATGTTCGCGGTCGCGCGCCTCAAACCGATGACACCGCTGCAACTCGCCACGTCCCTGAAGATCGCGGCCACGGACCCCGTGACCTTCGACAAGCTGAAGCCCGAAGAGTTCGAGAAGCGGATGGAACAGATCGAGTCCTCTGCACGCGGGCTTGCTGCGCAACTTGCACAGCCGACCGACAACTTCCAGATCGGCGTCAGCGAAGCGCTCCTTTTCAGCAACGGGGACCGGCTGATGAGGGAGTTCCTCACGGACGCACCGGGCACCGCACTCGGGCGCGTGAAGCAGATGAAGGAGCCGAAGGAAGCAGTCGAGTTCCTCGTGCGGACCGCTTACGGGCGCCCGGCCACCGAACCCGAAGCGACCGCGCTCGTCGCCTACGTCGAGAAGCGCAAGGGACGCGAACCCGAGGCGTACCGACAAGTGCTCTGGGCGCTCGTGACCGCGCCCGAGTTCCGATTCAGCTACTAG
- a CDS encoding BBP7 family outer membrane beta-barrel protein, with amino-acid sequence MRNRWLVAFGVVFFSLDPARAQPQPPLPPPAPPASNGPTELPPLLPPPPPDAPLAEVPRPGAAPGIDYDQGYLYLPEKAPERPRRPEMCGPDGRWWASGALGLSWTPSSRLPSDVRLRLSDVLGNTAPGPVVPVTGRSIGQFEAALELVLGRWLDESHTNGLEASFFIRGTDDTFFGAAPGMLVLFPEGRGTSQAQVIVLPEPLASQIVTTFPSTLVTTFTTVDVNYRRKLFCTDNARLDALVGYRFAYLQDGLYLGGQSDGSGNNQREGYGSSRVTISSPFHGGQIGLAGEVRKNGWYASGTAKVAFGVVTPDVTATGLFAGAEGRMGSQFTALRALTAAEKSEFAVMPVVNLSIGRQVGERARVFAGYSLQYLSRAGQLHDALNPANSGLVLNDFWVQSINFGLEFRH; translated from the coding sequence ATGCGAAACCGCTGGTTGGTCGCGTTTGGCGTTGTGTTCTTTAGCCTCGATCCGGCGAGAGCGCAACCTCAACCGCCACTTCCACCTCCGGCCCCACCCGCTTCTAACGGCCCGACCGAACTCCCACCGCTGCTCCCGCCCCCACCGCCCGATGCCCCGTTAGCGGAAGTGCCTCGTCCGGGGGCTGCGCCTGGGATCGATTACGACCAGGGTTACCTGTACCTGCCAGAAAAGGCGCCCGAGCGCCCGCGCCGACCCGAAATGTGCGGACCGGACGGGCGGTGGTGGGCTTCTGGAGCGCTCGGACTTTCCTGGACACCGTCGAGCCGACTGCCGTCGGACGTTCGGCTGCGCCTGTCGGACGTGCTGGGGAACACGGCTCCCGGCCCGGTGGTACCCGTGACGGGGCGCTCAATCGGACAGTTCGAGGCGGCTCTGGAACTCGTTCTCGGTCGTTGGCTCGATGAATCGCACACCAACGGGCTGGAAGCGAGCTTCTTCATTCGCGGTACGGACGACACGTTTTTCGGGGCCGCCCCCGGAATGTTGGTGCTGTTTCCGGAAGGGCGCGGAACCTCACAAGCGCAAGTAATCGTGCTCCCGGAACCACTCGCGAGTCAAATCGTGACCACGTTCCCCTCCACACTCGTAACGACCTTCACCACAGTGGACGTGAACTACCGGCGCAAACTGTTCTGCACCGACAACGCCCGACTCGACGCACTCGTGGGGTACCGTTTCGCGTACCTGCAAGACGGGCTGTACCTCGGCGGACAGTCGGACGGGTCCGGGAACAACCAGCGCGAGGGCTACGGGAGCAGCCGCGTGACAATATCGAGCCCGTTCCACGGCGGGCAGATCGGCTTGGCGGGCGAAGTTCGCAAGAACGGCTGGTACGCATCCGGGACCGCAAAGGTCGCGTTCGGGGTCGTGACACCTGACGTGACCGCGACCGGGCTCTTCGCGGGCGCGGAGGGGCGCATGGGGTCGCAGTTCACGGCACTGAGAGCACTTACTGCGGCCGAGAAGAGCGAGTTCGCGGTGATGCCCGTCGTGAACCTGTCGATCGGTCGGCAGGTGGGTGAACGCGCGCGGGTGTTCGCGGGCTACTCGCTCCAGTACCTCAGCCGCGCCGGGCAACTGCATGACGCCCTCAACCCCGCCAACAGCGGGCTCGTACTCAACGACTTCTGGGTGCAGTCGATCAACTTCGGTCTTGAATTTCGCCACTGA